The Salvelinus sp. IW2-2015 linkage group LG32, ASM291031v2, whole genome shotgun sequence genome includes the window ccagtaaaatactacttaagtaaaagtctaaaagtacttggttttaaatatatttatgtatcaaaagtaaatgtaattactaaaatatacttaagtatcaaaagtaaaactaGAAATCATataaaattccttatataaacgcaaaccagacggcatcatttttcttgttttttttaatttacggatagccagggtcgtgctctaacactcagacatcatttacaaacgatgcatgtgttgagtgagtccaccagatcagaggcagtagggatgttctcttgataagtgtgtgaattagacagtTGTCCTGTTCTGTTAAGCATTCacaatgtaatgagtacttttgggtgtcagggaaaatgtatggtgtaaaaagtacataacTGTCTGTAGGAATGTAGCgaagtaaaagtcaaagttgtacagatacccccaaaaaatacttaagtattactttcaattatttttacttaCACCACTGACAATgaccaaacagatctggaaccagactAACTTTTGTCATGactgaccataggagttggcaatacATCACgaacaaatctgggaccagggtaACGTTTCAGAACTTCTTACCCTCCATGGTAAGCAGGAAGATGGCGTCTCCCCCCTTGATGAAGTCCCTGCTCTTGGCCCTGCCATGGGTGAGGTACGCGGTTGTCCCGGCACCCGGCCCACGAAAATATTTGGTCCCGTCCGCCTCTGACACTTCAACGCCCACCTTACGAGGGTCATCCCAGAAGAACAGCTCTGAAGTCTCTGAAAGGTAAAAACACAGATCTTTCTCAATATACTCTACATGACTTCATCTATGAAATAAGAAGACTACTACTTTAAGTCAATGCAAAACCAGGTGGAACATCTCAGAAAATAATGGTAAATCCATTAATTTCACACTGGAATTTAACTCACTATGTTAAAGTAAATCCCTGGGTTTCAAATCGTTCTGCACTTGTCTTGGTCCAAATTAATTAGGCATTTCAGAAGGGCACTGtcctaggatcagtttagcctttcagATAATAATGAAAAATATTACATGGATAGGGGGAACCTGATCCAACACTCCCAGTCTAAGATGCTTAATGAATACTGGACCTGGACTGACCACTGAGTTTCTTAGTAGGATCGGTGGTGACACTGCGCTGGTTGTTCATACGCCTCATGATGTCTGGGTTCTGGTCAAACAGCATCATGGTCATCTGTTTCCACGGGCACGGCCACTTCCGCACCTCTGTGTCACCGGTCATGGTCACCAGGTGGGCGTAGGCAGAAAGCTCCCCCGGGTAGCCCTCCTTCCCACTGGGGTAGAGCCCCATCTGGAAGCTGTAGCCCTCTCTGGACTTGAACGGGGGGCTGTAGATGGGTTTGTCGTTAGGAGTGGTCTCCATGATGTGGCTGAAGTTCTTCACCCGCCACACGTGGTCGGGGCAGGTAGTCTCGGAGAGGTTGATGTCGTCCAGGGAGAGACCACCTGTGGAGGGGGCGTCACCCTTGATACCCTCGAACACCACCCGGAACTTCTTAGCCACGTTCAGGCTCACATGGTGCAGGTGCCATAGGTCTTGAGGTGGTGCTGGGAGAAAGAGGAAACCAATACGTTTATAAATACAGTACAGAGAATATTGTTGTGTAGAATTTACAGTATATCATATGTTATACGCATTATACAGGTTAAGAAAAACCAATATGATGGGTCTAAACTAATAACAGATTATTTGAATGTCTATAGGTTGATGTAACAGATGTTAGTTATGTTAGAGACAATATGTTAGAGATGTTAGAGACAATATGTTAGAGATGTTACCAACTATGGGCTGAATAACACGCAGGGTCCCGTTGGGGTGGGCTTCATCGTACTCTCGGACAAGGATCACCAGCTGATCGTTGGCGCCACCACCGTTGTAGAGGAAGAACTGCAGGCACTGGTAGCCTCTCTTGGGGTAGAACAGTCTGCTCTCCAGCCTGGCTGTGTCTGCTGGTTTGCCTGTGGCAGTGCTCAAGTGCATGAAGTAGCCTGAGCCTGTGAACAATGGATATCAGTATACATTTTCCATTGGATTGTTAAGTAGCGTCAGCCTATAACTTTAGCCTATAGTTAGGGCTCAGAGTTTTACTAACCAGGTAACATAGTCAGGGGAAAAACTCTAGGTCTTATTTGTAACTGGACCTTTGATCACCCTTTGGACTGTAAGATAAGAATATAGCTGATAGTGATCTGCCCTGTCAGGTACTGAGGATGGGAGGTTGATAGTGTTGTTTTGTGGTTGGTGTGTACTGAGGGGGTGCTCACCGGTGCATTTGCCCATGTTGGAGTAGTCCATATTGGGCCCGCCAGGCGCCTGGGTCACCCTAGTCCATTCTGCCTGGTCCCCCGGCCCCTGGATCATACCACAGATGTTCTCCCTCTCAAAGTCGCAGGTGTCCAGGAAAGTGGAGGAGCGTGCTGGATCAAAGGACACATATATGTAATCGCCATCAGCTGAACAGCAATCATAGGAAAACTTTGACCTGCTGTAAACGTTTTTATCTAGGTTTACCATGTACCCATGCAGTACCATGTACCCAACCACGTTTGATAATCCACTAGGGTTCTCAATCAAATATACACTGCAGAAAGATCCTGCTGTTCCTGTTTTTCCAAAAGAGCTCCTTTCATTAAAATCAACCAGAGTTTTGCTTTCAACATATCACCTAACTAATCACTGTAATTCAAATATCAGTTTAATAGCACAAATGTGACATTCCAGCAAAGGAAGTCTCCTGCACTGTTGGTTTGACTGAATTACAGCCTCCATCAAATAAATTGTTAGATCAGCAGGTCAATGTGAGTATGTCTTACTACTTACTTggtagatcagtcagtctgctCAGACAGTTGTTGATCACTGACTGAGCAGACTGATGCTCTTGAACATGGCCTGAGTCTTACTGCAGTTGTACAGCCTAATGTTCCTGTGTCTTACTGCAGTTGTAGAGGCCTAATGTTCCTGTGTCTTACTGCAGTTGTAGAGGCCTAAAGTGACTGAGTCTTACTGCAGTTGTAGAGGCCTAAAGTGACTGAGTCTTACTGCAGTTGTAGAGGCCTAGTGACTGAGTCTTACTGCAGTTGTAGAGCCTTAAAGTGACGGAAGTCTTTAACTGCAGTTGTAGAGGCCTAAAGTGACTGAGTCTTACTGCAGTTGTAGAGGCCTAAAGTGACTGAGTCTTACTGCAGTTGTAGAGGCGCCGTAGCTTGAGCAGGTCATTATCACTGAACTCCATGCGCTGACCGATGACATCAGCGAAGGCGGGGATCTTGGTGACGATTGTGGGCTCGGTACCGTTCCTGAACGCAGTCTTACTGTAGTGCATCATGGAACCGTAGTCGTAGGGGACACCCAGAGAACTGGACATGGTGTCATTGTACGTGTTGAAGTTGTGTTCCTTACCTGGAGATTGTGGTAGGGAGACAGAGGGTGGGGGGAGcggaagtgagggagagagagttcagTTGGGTTGGAGGGTTCAAATCAGCCAATTTACTCACTTCTTCAAATCTAGCCTTGGAATTTCAATTTGTCTCCTGAATTGACATGTACTGTAATAAGCCTTCAACCCCAAAATGTTAGCGAGACAAAGAATGTCTCCAATGGCAGATCTGTAGGGTTAGGGCTTCATGTGGATGACAAGATGCTGACTGGAATCTTAACAATCATGTCGCTGCTCTTTCACCTTCAATTACATGAAATGAATGACTTGATATTAATGATTTAGACCATGCACTAATCTCAAATTTCACTTTAAATTTCCGTTGATGCTTATATGGTGCCCTTTGCATGTTTGTCTGAGAGGATTAGGCAGTCGATCAGCGCAATAAGACATTTGTTTGTCCTGATCACATAGCTTATAGCTCTTGGGAAAGGTCAAGATTAATGAACAACTAGTGTACACTGTGGGTGGGCCTGTTTGGTCAGGCTAACACTAATTTGACTTTTGGTTGTCATGTTGACATATTGTAATATGCTTGTGGGAAGAAAACAGATTACTGTTTGTCCAGACGATATGTTATTCCAAGAAATCCAATCACCATGTTTCTGATGACATACATCCAGGCATGTACAGTAAGAAACACCCCACCGGGAACCGACCTCagctcaacgtctagttttgatttacatttggttgaattttcaactaacgtgaaatcacaatgtcattggatttaggttaaaagttgagtaaaaaaaatctatttacgttgatgactttttacaaattcaatcagttttccacgttgattcaacatcatgacgttgaaacaatgttgattaaaCCCATTTTTACCCTAGTGGGAAtagcctagattcaatcagatcaagcgttaatcGGCGATATCCAACACCTGCACAGTTGGtgtaactgtgttagagctgtcaaattaGAGCTGTTGCTCGTGTGGttattgtcacgaagccacacccgtcCCACTCGCGTCagaagttcagaatgagaaagtataggctatatagaaataatgacattCAAATCGAAAAACATTTAACTAAACAATCatggtgtagattacatctcacattacagTCAAACTTGTAATCAAGGCTGCATGGCTCTCTTAatgcgactccgtgcagccaatggcaatgtccgctttaggtataatgccgggaGCTGCTTGTGTATTTGACAGCTCTTACCTGGtacaaccctaaccttagccataaccctaacccctacattTTGGAGTCAGAGGGTTAGGGGTAAGCATTATGGTTAGGGTTACCATAGGTTTAGAGGTTCAGTACCCTCAGAGATGCGGTCCCACAGGATGGTGACGTAGTCATCGCGGTCCGACCGTGACTGCTCATGCCAGAAACCCAGTGCATGGAGGAATTCGTGTTCGATGGTCGCAATGCGGTCACAATTGGTCCCGATGGACAACCTCTGTTTCCCCACATGTTGGTTACCCACAGATGAGAAACAACTGAAAGAGAGACAACCAGAAAACATTGTTGAGCGTTATTATAATACAAACTCAAAGGCTATACTACAGCCTAACTTTCTTTTTCCATGGGCACATCCttccaaaataaaatatatacactaccgttcaaaggtttgtgatcactgagaaatgtccttgtttttgaaaaaaaaacatttttcttgtccattaaaataacataaaattgatcagaaatacagtgtagatattgttaatgttgtaaatgaccattgtggCTGGAAACTAaagatttttcatggaatatgtatataggcgtacagaggcccattatcagcaaccatcactcctgtgttccaatggcacattgtgtcagctaatccaagtttatcattttaatagactaattgatcattagaaaaccctttgcaattatgttagcacagctgaaaactattgttctgattaaagaagcaatagaactggccttctttagtctagttgagtatctggagcatcagcatttgtgggttcgactaCAGGCacaaaattgccagaaacaaagcccttttttctgaaactcatcagtctattcttgttctgagaaatgaaggctattccatgcgagaaatttccaagaaactgaagatctcgtacaacgctgtgtactacactcccttcacagaacagcgcaaactggctctaaccagaatagaaagaggagtgggaggccccggtgcacaactgagcaagaggacaagtacattatggtgtctagtttgagaaacagacgcctcacaagtcctcaactggcagcttctttaaatagtacccgcaaaacaccagtctcaacgtcaacagtgaagaggcaactccgggatgctggccttctaggcagagttgcaaagaaaaagccatatctcagattgtccaataaaaataaaagattaatgggcaaaagaacacagacactgaatagaggaactctgcctagaaggccagcatcccggagtcgtgtcttcactgttgacattgagactggtgttttgagggtactatttaatgaagctgccagttgaggacttgtgaggcgtctgtttctcagtcatagtcatttacaacattaacaatgtctacactgtatttctgatcaatttgatgttagttcaatggaccaaaaaatatgcatttctttcaaaaacaaggacatttctaagtgaccccaaacttttgaacggtagtgtatatatacagtactagtcattccagggattttctttatttttactattttctacattgtagaataatagtgaagacatcaaaactatgaaataacacatatggaatcatatagtaagcaaaaatgttttaaacaattctaaatatattttatatttgagattcttcaaagtagccaccctttgccttgatgacagttttgcacactcttggcattctctcaaccagcttcacttggaatgcttttgactggtactgtatatacattttatgcaGTCATGTATGTTCAGTATCTTGAAAGCACAATGTAGAAGCATTATAAATCAACATAAAAACAGAGCAGTCCATAACAGCTTACAGTACCCGCTTCCTTTGAAAATGGAAATGTAGTTGTGCTCTCCCTCCCAAGGGTTGAAGTCGATGCAGGTCTTCAGCCGGTACTGTTCAAAGGCCTTCAGGATAACACCTTTTGCATTGATCTCTGTGGTGTGAATAGAAGATATGTCTTGTAACCATGAAATTACACATTCAATTGAAGACTACGCCACATGGCCTATTTCAAGCAATGGACCATAAAATAGTATCATTGCGTAAATTCATGTATTGCCCCTCTTAAATGGTCAACCTTTAGAACCAAAAACATGTCTCAGAAAGTGAATGTGTATTATActaagcaaaaatataaacgcaacaatctcaaagattttactgagttacagttcatataaagaaatcagtcaattgaaaacatttactaatctatggatttcacatgactgagaagacagatatgcatctgttggtcatagataccttgaaaaaggtaggggtgtggatcagaaccagtcagtatctggtgcgtgtaccaccatttacctcatgcagcgcaacacatctccttcgcatagagttgatcaggctgtttattgtgtcctgtggaatgttgtcccactcctcttcaatagctgtgcgaagttgct containing:
- the mep1bb gene encoding meprin A subunit beta, coding for MGRRTTYLFILHISWILCENVLSLPTPRVLEYDVDGGRDMDIFDINEEAGLNLVEGDIELDEKQGRNSIIGDQYRWPKTVPYYFEDDLEINAKGVILKAFEQYRLKTCIDFNPWEGEHNYISIFKGSGCFSSVGNQHVGKQRLSIGTNCDRIATIEHEFLHALGFWHEQSRSDRDDYVTILWDRISEGKEHNFNTYNDTMSSSLGVPYDYGSMMHYSKTAFRNGTEPTIVTKIPAFADVIGQRMEFSDNDLLKLRRLYNCTRSSTFLDTCDFERENICGMIQGPGDQAEWTRVTQAPGGPNMDYSNMGKCTGSGYFMHLSTATGKPADTARLESRLFYPKRGYQCLQFFLYNGGGANDQLVILVREYDEAHPNGTLRVIQPIVAPPQDLWHLHHVSLNVAKKFRVVFEGIKGDAPSTGGLSLDDINLSETTCPDHVWRVKNFSHIMETTPNDKPIYSPPFKSREGYSFQMGLYPSGKEGYPGELSAYAHLVTMTGDTEVRKWPCPWKQMTMMLFDQNPDIMRRMNNQRSVTTDPTKKLSETSELFFWDDPRKVGVEVSEADGTKYFRGPGAGTTAYLTHGRAKSRDFIKGGDAIFLLTMEDVSHLTVTQPVPSSTLPPVTTVTTAILPPTDPCTKVTCGNEGVCVVDAGNALCRCAVGDDWWYYGESCQYQGSTQDTMTTALIASFSVLGGMLVVTAVSVVCVKRKNKNSGGGGDRGTSMSNVTVTGM